The following are encoded in a window of Panicum virgatum strain AP13 chromosome 5N, P.virgatum_v5, whole genome shotgun sequence genomic DNA:
- the LOC120673967 gene encoding protein BREAST CANCER SUSCEPTIBILITY 2 homolog A-like isoform X1, with the protein MPIKWQVWTQPDGRLVWVPATETPPTSPPEAPATARPPDPAPPRSPPPDGAPIEENLGADGADGGRLPLMASLLLQALDKLTEGNGKDALTEGVNTGGLFSTGSGRLVAVSERAIRRASALVGEEMEEATNSNRKRKVTSLSIAEQPFGDDAGLQGEQTNLDVPLGGGAHKDNLLPMFQTGSGKIVPLSKDSVQKSRAVLEENVENAAGARQPMFHTGTGRSVLVSKSSIDKARAVLEGQTVANEGDAGGMEQFPMFQTGSGRAVSISMASVQKAKAVLDENNVYTGNVEGPGYPDQSLIFEIGSGRPVLISERSIERSRSVLMDEGVQNTGQRDTGDRLPIFQTGTGRPVAVKHGSIKKAKAVLEDGDVKRSGNGDDICATSFQFETPTSVLMSSSLIMNDRTVTPKENTSVQEKCYEGDGHLPLFQTGLGRSVTVSKSSIKRASAILEPRNIAKELEDEAHLNDVCATSIIKTGLGKSVLSENSKENAQVVSEAVKRVNSDIGDGFAETPMFQAGIQQFSPENGSSRHRATLLEKGKLATKVYEDCGNSLPMFQTGSGKSVLVSESSVRKARAVLEDEGDVNRENCKLVKMDKKFPVFTSPLKTSCARTVNVSSAGVSRAATLLGLEEDTLSTQFFGHVGDKLGTKITVKLENPERMLDVTSVHAISGGPHKGFCPTEEPIVIESHQQFGFSKTTSDTGGHSIRFSTASGRSMAISTDALQRAKSLLSDSGSEVSPNDSVGCSLASAKEKQPDSTISPKGDESNLLHGTKAIGYAVPDIPVTKGNANKFHMGRQYLSINEIPKVPKLPRYLSEGDNAIDTKDKTQRHHMPAGPLVDITNYMATGSGKNTDHFANGKRVIGGRNSISPFKRPRSSRFITPIKSNKLSSAGESKVASTQIIPCRTKLSARYPFQHQRKSCKEYFGGPPRFLQIEHVTDDVKLMDAKRAEKFKFQHMGTGAEDFQKMLLTCGASISYATKEWVSNHYKWIVWKLASLERCYPTRAAGKFLTVDNVFEELKYRYDREVNHGHRSAIKKILEGNASPSLMMVLCISAIYSCPDQSDNKLEVDKIDNNEDSNGNKSLSASNRNRNMSAKIELTDGWYSLDASLDMALSEQLQKRKLFLGQKLRIWGASLCGWSGPVSFHEASGTVKLMVHINGTYRARWNETLGFCKHAGLPLAFKCIKASGGRVPRTLVGITRIYPVLFRERLPDGRSIVRSERMERKALQLYHQRVSMIAEDIMFEQQENCDSTDDNEEGAEICKMLERAAEPEVIMAGMTSEQLMHFSSYKEKQKEIMQNEVAKKVQKVLEVADLSSRDVTPFLKVRVMGLVSKLSASTSSNKGGLITIWNPTEMQKANLVEGQIYSVTGLMPSNNCTEILYLHGRGSSTTWKPLASTQTTDFEPFFTPRKAIELSKFGEVPLSSEFDIAGFILYVGNMYLCNNQKRQWLFITDGSKFISEQKSEEQDCLLAVIFSSPTTGEDSALFSNTLSGNTVGFSNLVKRQKNQLRHIWVADATESSTYTLSHEIPRKSHLKEAAASAERWASRSCHKIQELKQRVLCIVGDSGG; encoded by the exons ATGCCGATCAAGTGGCAGGTCTGGACCCAGCCCGACGGCAGGCTCGTCTGGGTCCCCGCGACCGAGACGCCTCCCACCTCGCCCCCGGAGGCCCCGGCGACGGCGCGTCCGCCTGACCCTGCCCCTCCTcgttcgccgccgcccgacggCGCGCCAATCGAAG AAAACCTAGGCGCGGACGGCGCCGACGGTGGCCGCTTGCCCTTAATGGCCAGCCTACTCCTCCAAG CGCTGGACAAGTTGACTGAAGGAAATGGGAAGGATGCACTGACTGAGGGTGTCAACACGGGTGGATTGTTCTCCACTGGGTCGGGGAGGTTGGTGGCCGTCAGCGAGAGGGCCATAAGGAGAGCCAGTGCTTTGGTCGGTGAGGAGATGGAGGAGGCTACTAACAGTAACAGGAAGAGAA AGGTGACGAGTTTGTCAATTGCAGAGCAACCATTTGGTGATGATGCCGGTCTACAGGGTGAACAGACAAACTTAGATGTTCCATTGGGAG GTGGTGCACATAAAGATAACTTGCTCCCCATGTTCCAAACTGGATCAGGCAAAATAGTCCCGCTCAGCAAGGACTCGGTTCAGAAGTCAAGAGCTGTTTTAGAAG AAAATGTTGAGAATGCTGCTGGTGCCAGACAACCAATGTTCCATACTGGTACAGGTAGATCGGTCCTAGTCAGCAAGAGCTCCATTGATAAGGCGAGAGCTGTTTTAGAGGGTCAAACAGTCGCAAATGAAG GAGATGCAGGAGGCATGGAACAGTTTCCAATGTTCCAAACTGGTTCAGGTAGAGCTGTATCAATCAGTATGGCATCTGTACAGAAAGCTAAGGCTGTGCTAGATGAAAATAATGTATATACCG GGAATGTTGAGGGTCCTGGTTACCCCGATCAGTCTCTGATATTTGAAATTGGTTCTGGAAGACCAGTCTTGATCAGTGAAAGATCCATTGAGAGATCTAGGTCTGTGCTGATGGATGAAGGTGTTCAAAATACGG GACAACGGGATACTGGCGACCGGCTCCCAATTTTCCAAACAGGAACGGGAAGGCCTGTTGCTGTAAAGCATGGCTCTATTAAAAAGGCAAAGGCAGTTTTAGAGGATGGAGATGTTAAAAGAAGTG GAAATGGAGACGACATTTGTGCTACATCTTTCCAATTTGAAACCCCGACGTCTGTTTTGATGAGTAGCAGTTTGATTATGAACGACAGAACTGTTACACCAAAGGAAAATACTTCAGTGCAAG AAAAATGTTACGAGGGTGACGGGCACTTGCCATTGTTCCAGACTGGGTTAGGGAGGTCAGTTACAGTAAGTAAGAGCTCAATTAAAAGGGCAAGTGCAATTCTGGAGCCAAGGAACATTGCAAAAGAATTGGAAG ATGAAGCTCATCTAAATGATGTTTGTGCCACCTCGATAATTAAAACTGGACTTGGAAAGTCCGTCTTAAGCGAGAACTCAAAGGAGAATGCACAAGTTGTCTCAGAGGCTGTAAAAAGAG TAAATAGTGACATTGGGGATGGCTTTGCTGAAACCCCAATGTTCCAGGCTGGAATACAACAGTTTTCACCTGAGAATGGAAGTTCAAGACATAGGGCCACCCTCTTGGAGAAAGGCAAATTAGCAACAAAAG TTTATGAAGACTGTGGAAATTCATTGCCAATGTTTCAAACTGGCTCCGGAAAATCGGTCTTGGTCAGTGAAAGCTCAGTGCGGAAGGCAAGGGCTGTTTTGGAGGATGAAGGTGATGTAAACCGAG AGAACTGCAAGTTGGTTAAAATGGACAAAAAGTTTCCAGTCTTCACTTCACCTCTCAAGACAAGCTGTGCAAGAACTGTAAATGTATCTTCAGCTGGTGTTTCTCGAGCTGCTACCTTATTGGGCTTGGAGGAGGATACCCTTTCAACACAATTTTTTGGACATGTGGGCGATAAGTTAGGAACGAAGATAACTGTTAAGCTGGAAAATCCAGAACGAATGCTTGATGTTACATCCGTACATGCAATTTCTGGTGGCCCTCATAAAGGTTTTTGTCCAACAGAAGAACCCATAGTTATAGAAAGTCATCAGCAGTTCGGATTTTCTAAAACTACCTCTGATACTGGTGGGCATTCTATCAGGTTCAGCACTGCTAGTGGCCGATCAATGGCTATTTCTACTGATGCACTACAGCGTGCAAAAAGCCTTTTGAGCGATTCAGGTTCAGAGGTTTCACCAAATGATTCAGTAGGCTGCTCTCTGGCATCAGCTAAAGAGAAGCAACCAGATTCAACTATTTCTCCAAAAGGAGATGAATCTAACTTATTGCACGGGACTAAAGCAATTGGATATGCTGTACCTGATATCCCTGTAACTAAAGGAAATGCTAATAAGTTTCATATGGGGAGGCAATATCTCTCAATCAATGAAATTCCAAAGGTCCCGAAGCTTCCCAGATATTTATCCGAAGGTGACAACGCAATTGACACCAAAGACAAGACCCAGAGGCACCATATGCCAGCTGGACCTTTGGTTGACATCACTAACTACATGGCTACTGGTTCTGGAAAAAATACTGACCACTTTGCTAATGGAAAGAGAGTAATCGGAGGAAGAAACTCCATATCTCCATTCAAACGACCCCGTTCTTCCAG GTTCATCACACCAATAAAAAGCAACAAACTTTCTTCTGCTG GAGAATCCAAAGTAGCATCAACTCAGATCATCCCCTGTAGGACAAAGCTGTCTGCTCGTTATCCTTTCCAACATCAAAGGAAAAGCTGCAAAGAATATTTTGGTGGTCCTCCTCGCTTCCTACAG ATTGAACATGTAACTGATGACGTGAAGCTCATGGATGCAAAAAGAGCTGAgaagtttaaatttcagcatatgGGTACTGGAGCAGAAGATTTTCAGAAGATGCTGCTCACATGTGGTGCTTCAATATCATATGCAACTAAAGA ATGGGTCAGTAATCACTATAAATGGATTGTGTGGAAACTTGCTTCACTGGAGAGATGCTACCCAACTAGAGCTGCTGGTAAATTCTTGACGGTTGACAATGTTTTTGAGGAGCTTAAGTACCG GTATGATAGGGAAGTGAACCATGGCCACCGGTCAGCAATAAAAAAGATTTTAGAAGGGAATGCCTCACCATCTTTGATGATGGTCCTGTGCATTTCAGCTATTTACTCTTGTCCTGACCAAAGCGACAATAAGTTGGAGGTTGACAAGATAGATAATAATGAAGACAGCAATGGCAATAAAAGCTTGTCAGCCTCTAATAGAAATAGAAACATGTCTGCAAAAATTGAATTAACTGATGGATG GTATTCACTTGACGCATCGTTAGATATGGCACTTTCAGAACAACTACAAAAAAGAAAGCTTTTCTTAGGACAGAAGCTTCGG ATATGGGGAGCTTCTTTATGTGGTTGGTCTGGGCCTGTGTCATTTCATGAG GCATCTGGTACTGTCAAATTAATGGTCCACATAAATGGCACCTATCGTGCAAGATGGAATGAGACTTTGGGATTCT GCAAGCATGCTGGACTCCCACTGGCATTCAAGTGCATAAAAGCTTCCGGTGGTAGAGTTCCTAGGACACTGGTTGGAATCACAAGGATATATCCTGTTCTCTTCCGGGAAAG GTTGCCTGATGGTCGTTCTATTGTGAGATCTGAAAGGATGGAAAGAAAGGCGCTGCAACTGTACCACCAGAG AGTATCTATGATTGCAGAAGATATTATGTTTGAACAACAAGAAAACTGTGACAGTACAGATGATAACGAGGAAGGGGCTGAAATTTGCAAAATGCTAGAGCGTGCTGCTGAACCTGAAGTTATAATGGCAGGCATGACCTCAGAGCAGTTGATGCACTTCTCATCTTATAAAGAAAAACAGAAG GAGATTATGCAAAATGAAGTAGCTAAGAAGGTTCAAAAGGTCCTTGAAGTTGCTGACCTTAGTTCAAGAGATGTTACACCATTTTTGAAAGTGAGGGTGATGGGGCTTGTCAGTAAACTTTCTGCTTCAACATCCAGTAACAAGGGCGGGCTAATAACAATTTGGAACCCTACTGAGATGCAG AAAGCCAATCTTGTGGAGGGACAAATTTATTCTGTTACAGGATTGATGCCTTCGAATAATTGTACTGAAATCCTCTACTTGCATGGTAGAGGATCATCTACAACATGGAAGCCCTTAGCATCAACTCAGACTACAGATTTTGA ACCATTCTTCACCCCTCGTAAAGCCATTGAACTGTCAAAGTTTGGTGAGGTGCCACTTTCAAG TGAATTTGACATTGCAGGTTTTATTTTATATGTTGGCAATATGTATTTATGTAACAACCAGAAAAGGCAGTGGCTCTTTATAACAGATGGATCTAAATTTATCTCCGAACAAAAGTCCGAAGAGCAAGATTGTCTTCTAGCAGTTATTTTTTCTTCCCCAACCACTGGCGAAGACTCTGCATTGTTTAGTAATACCCTCTCTGGAAACACA GTTGGTTTTAGTAATCTGGTCAAGCGACAGAAAAACCAGCTGAGGCACATATGGGTAGCTGATGCAACAGAGAGCTCTACCTACACTCTTTCTCATGAGATTCCTAGAAAATCTCACCTAAAAGAAGCTGCAGCTTCTGCTGAGAGATGGGCTTCAAGATCTTGTCAT AAAATTCAAGAGCTAAAACAAAGGGTTTTATGTATAGTTGGTGACAGTGGTGGCTGA
- the LOC120673967 gene encoding protein BREAST CANCER SUSCEPTIBILITY 2 homolog A-like isoform X4, giving the protein MPIKWQVWTQPDGRLVWVPATETPPTSPPEAPATARPPDPAPPRSPPPDGAPIEENLGADGADGGRLPLMASLLLQALDKLTEGNGKDALTEGVNTGGLFSTGSGRLVAVSERAIRRASALVGEEMEEATNSNRKRKQPFGDDAGLQGEQTNLDVPLGGGAHKDNLLPMFQTGSGKIVPLSKDSVQKSRAVLEENVENAAGARQPMFHTGTGRSVLVSKSSIDKARAVLEGQTVANEGDAGGMEQFPMFQTGSGRAVSISMASVQKAKAVLDENNVYTGNVEGPGYPDQSLIFEIGSGRPVLISERSIERSRSVLMDEGVQNTGQRDTGDRLPIFQTGTGRPVAVKHGSIKKAKAVLEDGDVKRSGNGDDICATSFQFETPTSVLMSSSLIMNDRTVTPKENTSVQEKCYEGDGHLPLFQTGLGRSVTVSKSSIKRASAILEPRNIAKELEDEAHLNDVCATSIIKTGLGKSVLSENSKENAQVVSEAVKRVNSDIGDGFAETPMFQAGIQQFSPENGSSRHRATLLEKGKLATKVYEDCGNSLPMFQTGSGKSVLVSESSVRKARAVLEDEGDVNRENCKLVKMDKKFPVFTSPLKTSCARTVNVSSAGVSRAATLLGLEEDTLSTQFFGHVGDKLGTKITVKLENPERMLDVTSVHAISGGPHKGFCPTEEPIVIESHQQFGFSKTTSDTGGHSIRFSTASGRSMAISTDALQRAKSLLSDSGSEVSPNDSVGCSLASAKEKQPDSTISPKGDESNLLHGTKAIGYAVPDIPVTKGNANKFHMGRQYLSINEIPKVPKLPRYLSEGDNAIDTKDKTQRHHMPAGPLVDITNYMATGSGKNTDHFANGKRVIGGRNSISPFKRPRSSRFITPIKSNKLSSAGESKVASTQIIPCRTKLSARYPFQHQRKSCKEYFGGPPRFLQIEHVTDDVKLMDAKRAEKFKFQHMGTGAEDFQKMLLTCGASISYATKEWVSNHYKWIVWKLASLERCYPTRAAGKFLTVDNVFEELKYRYDREVNHGHRSAIKKILEGNASPSLMMVLCISAIYSCPDQSDNKLEVDKIDNNEDSNGNKSLSASNRNRNMSAKIELTDGWYSLDASLDMALSEQLQKRKLFLGQKLRIWGASLCGWSGPVSFHEASGTVKLMVHINGTYRARWNETLGFCKHAGLPLAFKCIKASGGRVPRTLVGITRIYPVLFRERLPDGRSIVRSERMERKALQLYHQRVSMIAEDIMFEQQENCDSTDDNEEGAEICKMLERAAEPEVIMAGMTSEQLMHFSSYKEKQKEIMQNEVAKKVQKVLEVADLSSRDVTPFLKVRVMGLVSKLSASTSSNKGGLITIWNPTEMQKANLVEGQIYSVTGLMPSNNCTEILYLHGRGSSTTWKPLASTQTTDFEPFFTPRKAIELSKFGEVPLSSEFDIAGFILYVGNMYLCNNQKRQWLFITDGSKFISEQKSEEQDCLLAVIFSSPTTGEDSALFSNTLSGNTVGFSNLVKRQKNQLRHIWVADATESSTYTLSHEIPRKSHLKEAAASAERWASRSCHKIQELKQRVLCIVGDSGG; this is encoded by the exons ATGCCGATCAAGTGGCAGGTCTGGACCCAGCCCGACGGCAGGCTCGTCTGGGTCCCCGCGACCGAGACGCCTCCCACCTCGCCCCCGGAGGCCCCGGCGACGGCGCGTCCGCCTGACCCTGCCCCTCCTcgttcgccgccgcccgacggCGCGCCAATCGAAG AAAACCTAGGCGCGGACGGCGCCGACGGTGGCCGCTTGCCCTTAATGGCCAGCCTACTCCTCCAAG CGCTGGACAAGTTGACTGAAGGAAATGGGAAGGATGCACTGACTGAGGGTGTCAACACGGGTGGATTGTTCTCCACTGGGTCGGGGAGGTTGGTGGCCGTCAGCGAGAGGGCCATAAGGAGAGCCAGTGCTTTGGTCGGTGAGGAGATGGAGGAGGCTACTAACAGTAACAGGAAGAGAA AGCAACCATTTGGTGATGATGCCGGTCTACAGGGTGAACAGACAAACTTAGATGTTCCATTGGGAG GTGGTGCACATAAAGATAACTTGCTCCCCATGTTCCAAACTGGATCAGGCAAAATAGTCCCGCTCAGCAAGGACTCGGTTCAGAAGTCAAGAGCTGTTTTAGAAG AAAATGTTGAGAATGCTGCTGGTGCCAGACAACCAATGTTCCATACTGGTACAGGTAGATCGGTCCTAGTCAGCAAGAGCTCCATTGATAAGGCGAGAGCTGTTTTAGAGGGTCAAACAGTCGCAAATGAAG GAGATGCAGGAGGCATGGAACAGTTTCCAATGTTCCAAACTGGTTCAGGTAGAGCTGTATCAATCAGTATGGCATCTGTACAGAAAGCTAAGGCTGTGCTAGATGAAAATAATGTATATACCG GGAATGTTGAGGGTCCTGGTTACCCCGATCAGTCTCTGATATTTGAAATTGGTTCTGGAAGACCAGTCTTGATCAGTGAAAGATCCATTGAGAGATCTAGGTCTGTGCTGATGGATGAAGGTGTTCAAAATACGG GACAACGGGATACTGGCGACCGGCTCCCAATTTTCCAAACAGGAACGGGAAGGCCTGTTGCTGTAAAGCATGGCTCTATTAAAAAGGCAAAGGCAGTTTTAGAGGATGGAGATGTTAAAAGAAGTG GAAATGGAGACGACATTTGTGCTACATCTTTCCAATTTGAAACCCCGACGTCTGTTTTGATGAGTAGCAGTTTGATTATGAACGACAGAACTGTTACACCAAAGGAAAATACTTCAGTGCAAG AAAAATGTTACGAGGGTGACGGGCACTTGCCATTGTTCCAGACTGGGTTAGGGAGGTCAGTTACAGTAAGTAAGAGCTCAATTAAAAGGGCAAGTGCAATTCTGGAGCCAAGGAACATTGCAAAAGAATTGGAAG ATGAAGCTCATCTAAATGATGTTTGTGCCACCTCGATAATTAAAACTGGACTTGGAAAGTCCGTCTTAAGCGAGAACTCAAAGGAGAATGCACAAGTTGTCTCAGAGGCTGTAAAAAGAG TAAATAGTGACATTGGGGATGGCTTTGCTGAAACCCCAATGTTCCAGGCTGGAATACAACAGTTTTCACCTGAGAATGGAAGTTCAAGACATAGGGCCACCCTCTTGGAGAAAGGCAAATTAGCAACAAAAG TTTATGAAGACTGTGGAAATTCATTGCCAATGTTTCAAACTGGCTCCGGAAAATCGGTCTTGGTCAGTGAAAGCTCAGTGCGGAAGGCAAGGGCTGTTTTGGAGGATGAAGGTGATGTAAACCGAG AGAACTGCAAGTTGGTTAAAATGGACAAAAAGTTTCCAGTCTTCACTTCACCTCTCAAGACAAGCTGTGCAAGAACTGTAAATGTATCTTCAGCTGGTGTTTCTCGAGCTGCTACCTTATTGGGCTTGGAGGAGGATACCCTTTCAACACAATTTTTTGGACATGTGGGCGATAAGTTAGGAACGAAGATAACTGTTAAGCTGGAAAATCCAGAACGAATGCTTGATGTTACATCCGTACATGCAATTTCTGGTGGCCCTCATAAAGGTTTTTGTCCAACAGAAGAACCCATAGTTATAGAAAGTCATCAGCAGTTCGGATTTTCTAAAACTACCTCTGATACTGGTGGGCATTCTATCAGGTTCAGCACTGCTAGTGGCCGATCAATGGCTATTTCTACTGATGCACTACAGCGTGCAAAAAGCCTTTTGAGCGATTCAGGTTCAGAGGTTTCACCAAATGATTCAGTAGGCTGCTCTCTGGCATCAGCTAAAGAGAAGCAACCAGATTCAACTATTTCTCCAAAAGGAGATGAATCTAACTTATTGCACGGGACTAAAGCAATTGGATATGCTGTACCTGATATCCCTGTAACTAAAGGAAATGCTAATAAGTTTCATATGGGGAGGCAATATCTCTCAATCAATGAAATTCCAAAGGTCCCGAAGCTTCCCAGATATTTATCCGAAGGTGACAACGCAATTGACACCAAAGACAAGACCCAGAGGCACCATATGCCAGCTGGACCTTTGGTTGACATCACTAACTACATGGCTACTGGTTCTGGAAAAAATACTGACCACTTTGCTAATGGAAAGAGAGTAATCGGAGGAAGAAACTCCATATCTCCATTCAAACGACCCCGTTCTTCCAG GTTCATCACACCAATAAAAAGCAACAAACTTTCTTCTGCTG GAGAATCCAAAGTAGCATCAACTCAGATCATCCCCTGTAGGACAAAGCTGTCTGCTCGTTATCCTTTCCAACATCAAAGGAAAAGCTGCAAAGAATATTTTGGTGGTCCTCCTCGCTTCCTACAG ATTGAACATGTAACTGATGACGTGAAGCTCATGGATGCAAAAAGAGCTGAgaagtttaaatttcagcatatgGGTACTGGAGCAGAAGATTTTCAGAAGATGCTGCTCACATGTGGTGCTTCAATATCATATGCAACTAAAGA ATGGGTCAGTAATCACTATAAATGGATTGTGTGGAAACTTGCTTCACTGGAGAGATGCTACCCAACTAGAGCTGCTGGTAAATTCTTGACGGTTGACAATGTTTTTGAGGAGCTTAAGTACCG GTATGATAGGGAAGTGAACCATGGCCACCGGTCAGCAATAAAAAAGATTTTAGAAGGGAATGCCTCACCATCTTTGATGATGGTCCTGTGCATTTCAGCTATTTACTCTTGTCCTGACCAAAGCGACAATAAGTTGGAGGTTGACAAGATAGATAATAATGAAGACAGCAATGGCAATAAAAGCTTGTCAGCCTCTAATAGAAATAGAAACATGTCTGCAAAAATTGAATTAACTGATGGATG GTATTCACTTGACGCATCGTTAGATATGGCACTTTCAGAACAACTACAAAAAAGAAAGCTTTTCTTAGGACAGAAGCTTCGG ATATGGGGAGCTTCTTTATGTGGTTGGTCTGGGCCTGTGTCATTTCATGAG GCATCTGGTACTGTCAAATTAATGGTCCACATAAATGGCACCTATCGTGCAAGATGGAATGAGACTTTGGGATTCT GCAAGCATGCTGGACTCCCACTGGCATTCAAGTGCATAAAAGCTTCCGGTGGTAGAGTTCCTAGGACACTGGTTGGAATCACAAGGATATATCCTGTTCTCTTCCGGGAAAG GTTGCCTGATGGTCGTTCTATTGTGAGATCTGAAAGGATGGAAAGAAAGGCGCTGCAACTGTACCACCAGAG AGTATCTATGATTGCAGAAGATATTATGTTTGAACAACAAGAAAACTGTGACAGTACAGATGATAACGAGGAAGGGGCTGAAATTTGCAAAATGCTAGAGCGTGCTGCTGAACCTGAAGTTATAATGGCAGGCATGACCTCAGAGCAGTTGATGCACTTCTCATCTTATAAAGAAAAACAGAAG GAGATTATGCAAAATGAAGTAGCTAAGAAGGTTCAAAAGGTCCTTGAAGTTGCTGACCTTAGTTCAAGAGATGTTACACCATTTTTGAAAGTGAGGGTGATGGGGCTTGTCAGTAAACTTTCTGCTTCAACATCCAGTAACAAGGGCGGGCTAATAACAATTTGGAACCCTACTGAGATGCAG AAAGCCAATCTTGTGGAGGGACAAATTTATTCTGTTACAGGATTGATGCCTTCGAATAATTGTACTGAAATCCTCTACTTGCATGGTAGAGGATCATCTACAACATGGAAGCCCTTAGCATCAACTCAGACTACAGATTTTGA ACCATTCTTCACCCCTCGTAAAGCCATTGAACTGTCAAAGTTTGGTGAGGTGCCACTTTCAAG TGAATTTGACATTGCAGGTTTTATTTTATATGTTGGCAATATGTATTTATGTAACAACCAGAAAAGGCAGTGGCTCTTTATAACAGATGGATCTAAATTTATCTCCGAACAAAAGTCCGAAGAGCAAGATTGTCTTCTAGCAGTTATTTTTTCTTCCCCAACCACTGGCGAAGACTCTGCATTGTTTAGTAATACCCTCTCTGGAAACACA GTTGGTTTTAGTAATCTGGTCAAGCGACAGAAAAACCAGCTGAGGCACATATGGGTAGCTGATGCAACAGAGAGCTCTACCTACACTCTTTCTCATGAGATTCCTAGAAAATCTCACCTAAAAGAAGCTGCAGCTTCTGCTGAGAGATGGGCTTCAAGATCTTGTCAT AAAATTCAAGAGCTAAAACAAAGGGTTTTATGTATAGTTGGTGACAGTGGTGGCTGA